From Chryseobacterium gallinarum, one genomic window encodes:
- the eno gene encoding phosphopyruvate hydratase codes for MSAISYIEARQILDSRGNPTIEVDVFTENGAMGRAAVPSGASTGEHEAVELRDGGSDYQGKGVLKAVENVKEIIAENLVGQPVFEQNYIDQIMIDLDGSANKGNLGANAILGVSLAVAKAAAAELGMPLYKYVGGVNANTLPVPMMNVINGGSHSDAPIAFQEFMIMPVKADSFSHALRKGTEIFHNLKSILKSRGLSTAVGDEGGFAPTFNGTEDALDTLLQAIEKAGYKPGDDIMLALDCASSEFYKDGTYDYRKFEGDKGAHRTREEQVSYLAELTQKYPIISIEDGMQENDWEGWKMLTDKIGDRVQLVGDDLFVTNVERLSRGVKEGIANSILVKVNQIGSLSETMAAVQMAQNNKFTSVMSHRSGETEDATIADLAVAMNCGQIKTGSASRSDRMAKYNQLLRIEEALGETAIFPGLEAFKIKR; via the coding sequence ATGAGTGCAATTTCTTACATAGAAGCAAGACAGATTTTAGATTCCAGGGGTAATCCTACCATTGAAGTAGATGTATTTACAGAAAACGGAGCAATGGGCCGTGCTGCTGTACCATCAGGGGCATCTACAGGAGAACATGAAGCCGTGGAATTACGTGACGGAGGTTCAGACTACCAGGGGAAAGGAGTCCTGAAAGCTGTTGAAAATGTAAAAGAAATAATTGCAGAAAATTTAGTTGGCCAGCCTGTTTTTGAACAAAACTATATCGATCAGATTATGATTGATCTTGACGGATCGGCAAACAAAGGAAATCTTGGTGCTAATGCAATTTTAGGAGTTTCCCTGGCGGTGGCTAAAGCAGCGGCGGCAGAATTAGGAATGCCTTTATACAAATATGTAGGTGGTGTGAATGCCAATACACTTCCTGTTCCGATGATGAATGTAATCAATGGAGGATCTCACTCTGATGCTCCTATTGCGTTCCAGGAATTTATGATTATGCCGGTAAAAGCAGATTCTTTCTCTCACGCTTTGAGAAAAGGAACTGAAATTTTCCACAATCTTAAATCAATCCTTAAATCAAGAGGACTTTCTACAGCAGTAGGAGATGAAGGTGGTTTCGCTCCGACGTTCAATGGAACTGAAGATGCCCTGGATACCTTATTGCAGGCTATTGAAAAAGCAGGTTATAAGCCTGGTGACGATATTATGTTGGCATTAGACTGTGCTTCTTCAGAATTCTATAAGGACGGTACGTATGATTACAGAAAATTTGAAGGAGATAAAGGAGCTCACAGAACAAGAGAAGAGCAGGTTTCTTACCTTGCTGAGCTTACCCAGAAATACCCGATCATCTCCATCGAAGACGGAATGCAGGAAAATGACTGGGAAGGTTGGAAAATGCTAACAGATAAAATCGGGGACAGAGTACAATTGGTAGGGGATGACCTGTTCGTAACCAATGTGGAAAGACTATCCAGAGGAGTGAAAGAAGGTATTGCCAATTCAATCCTTGTAAAAGTAAACCAGATCGGTTCCCTTTCTGAAACTATGGCCGCTGTACAAATGGCTCAGAATAACAAATTCACTTCAGTAATGTCTCACAGATCAGGGGAAACTGAAGATGCTACCATCGCAGATTTGGCAGTAGCAATGAACTGTGGGCAGATCAAAACAGGTTCTGCTTCAAGATCAGACAGAATGGCAAAATACAACCAGCTATTGAGAATTGAAGAAGCCTTAGGTGAAACTGCAATTTTCCCAGGATTAGAAGCATTTAAAATCAAAAGATAA
- a CDS encoding citrate synthase, with amino-acid sequence MSDNKVILNYDGNSYEYPIVDSTIGDRGIDISKLRDQTGLITLDLGYKNTGATISDITYLDGDKGELFYRGYPIEQIAEKSNFTEVMYLLLHGELPTQDQYTSFENNIKKYNFIADEMKKIIDVFPRSAHPMGVLSSLTSALTAFNPKAVNVNSKEEMDHAAELMIAKFSHLCAWTYRKTQGLPLNHGDNNLNYVENFYKMAFRLPNADFEIDPVVVDALDKLLILHADHEQNCSTSTVRMVGSAHTGLFASISAGVSALWGPLHGGANQAVIEMLELIEKDGGDVAKYVAKAKDKNDSFRLMGFGHRVYKNFDPRAKIIKKAADDILKALGIQDKALDIAMQLERVALEDEYFVERKLYPNVDFYSGIIYRALGIPTEMFTVMFALGRLPGWISQWKEMRLKGDPIGRPRQVYQGAQQRNYIDIASR; translated from the coding sequence ATGTCAGACAACAAAGTAATATTGAATTACGACGGTAATTCATATGAATATCCAATCGTGGATAGTACTATCGGAGACAGAGGGATTGATATTTCAAAATTAAGAGACCAGACAGGTTTAATCACTCTGGATTTAGGTTACAAAAATACAGGAGCTACCATTAGCGACATCACTTACTTAGACGGAGATAAAGGAGAATTATTCTACAGAGGTTATCCAATCGAACAGATTGCTGAAAAATCAAACTTCACAGAAGTAATGTATCTTTTATTACATGGAGAATTACCTACTCAGGATCAGTACACGTCTTTCGAAAACAATATCAAAAAATATAACTTTATTGCAGACGAGATGAAAAAAATCATCGATGTTTTCCCTCGTTCTGCTCACCCTATGGGAGTTTTATCTTCTTTAACTTCTGCATTGACTGCCTTCAACCCGAAAGCCGTTAACGTAAACTCTAAAGAGGAAATGGATCATGCTGCTGAGCTAATGATCGCTAAGTTCTCTCACCTTTGTGCCTGGACTTACAGAAAAACTCAAGGTTTACCATTAAACCACGGAGACAACAACCTAAACTACGTAGAAAACTTCTACAAAATGGCATTCAGATTGCCAAATGCCGATTTCGAAATCGATCCGGTAGTTGTAGATGCATTGGATAAATTATTAATCCTTCACGCTGACCACGAACAAAACTGTTCTACTTCTACAGTAAGAATGGTAGGTTCTGCTCATACCGGTCTTTTCGCTTCTATCTCTGCAGGGGTGTCTGCACTTTGGGGACCTCTTCACGGTGGAGCTAACCAGGCGGTAATCGAAATGCTTGAGCTTATCGAAAAAGATGGTGGTGACGTAGCTAAATATGTAGCTAAAGCTAAAGATAAAAACGATAGCTTCCGTCTAATGGGATTCGGACACAGAGTATACAAAAACTTCGACCCGAGAGCAAAAATCATCAAGAAAGCTGCTGACGATATCCTTAAAGCTTTAGGAATCCAGGATAAAGCTCTTGATATTGCAATGCAGTTGGAAAGAGTAGCCCTTGAAGATGAGTACTTCGTAGAAAGAAAACTATACCCGAACGTAGATTTCTATTCAGGAATTATCTACAGAGCGCTAGGAATTCCTACAGAAATGTTTACCGTAATGTTCGCATTAGGAAGATTACCAGGATGGATCTCTCAATGGAAAGAAATGAGATTAAAAGGAGACCCGATCGGAAGACCAAGACAGGTTTACCAGGGTGCTCAGCAAAGAAACTACATCGATATTGCAAGCAGATAA
- a CDS encoding response regulator transcription factor, with product MSISIVIVEDEKNYNNALKKIINYQHDMKVIAQFFDGNEALKNLPGLAPDVVMMDIQLQDMLGIEIIGKLKKEMPGTQFIMCTSFEDDEKIFSSLKAGAMGYLVKGESMDKILSSIRDVYNGGAPMSFSIARRVLSHFERKLPEIKNFGALTAREKEILELLSEGLLYKEIADKKCISMDTVKKHVGNIYRKLHVSNKVEAVNKFNHFKN from the coding sequence ATGAGCATTTCTATAGTCATAGTGGAAGATGAGAAAAACTACAACAATGCGTTGAAGAAGATCATCAATTATCAGCATGATATGAAAGTAATTGCTCAGTTTTTTGATGGCAATGAAGCATTGAAAAATCTTCCCGGTCTTGCTCCCGATGTTGTAATGATGGATATCCAGCTGCAGGATATGCTGGGAATTGAAATTATCGGAAAGCTTAAAAAAGAAATGCCGGGAACCCAATTCATCATGTGTACCAGTTTTGAAGATGATGAGAAAATATTCAGTTCTTTAAAAGCCGGTGCTATGGGATATCTTGTGAAAGGAGAAAGTATGGACAAAATCCTATCTTCGATCCGGGATGTATATAACGGAGGTGCTCCGATGAGTTTTTCCATCGCCAGAAGAGTCCTGAGCCATTTTGAAAGAAAGCTTCCCGAAATTAAAAATTTTGGTGCACTTACTGCACGCGAAAAAGAGATCCTCGAACTTCTTTCCGAAGGGCTGCTATACAAAGAAATTGCCGATAAAAAATGTATCAGTATGGATACGGTGAAAAAACATGTAGGCAATATCTATAGAAAACTGCACGTCAGCAATAAAGTAGAAGCAGTTAATAAATTTAACCATTTTAAAAACTAA
- a CDS encoding sensor histidine kinase yields MEHQNELLQKELEKQKSIEKERERISHDMHDDLGAGISAIKLQAEFLRQRVRNEEFQADIDELLKTSEEMNISMREMLWSLNSGNDTLGGFIDYAILYTGSFLKKTTILLHSECEGIAVETPISTELRRNLFLCLKEAVNNVYKHSGADCLNLSFFQEKNNFIMKIADNGIGISESRQEGNGLRNMRRRMTEQKGEFRYLSGSPGTCLFFKITV; encoded by the coding sequence ATGGAACATCAAAACGAGCTGCTGCAGAAAGAACTTGAAAAACAAAAATCAATAGAAAAAGAAAGGGAACGGATTTCCCATGATATGCATGACGATCTGGGAGCAGGCATCTCAGCAATAAAACTGCAGGCAGAATTTTTAAGACAGAGGGTCCGCAATGAGGAATTTCAGGCTGATATTGATGAGTTGCTGAAAACTTCTGAAGAAATGAACATTTCTATGAGGGAAATGCTCTGGAGTCTTAATTCAGGAAATGATACTCTGGGAGGTTTTATAGATTATGCCATCCTTTATACCGGTAGCTTTTTAAAAAAAACAACAATTCTGCTGCATTCAGAGTGTGAAGGTATTGCTGTCGAAACCCCTATCTCTACAGAATTGAGACGTAACCTTTTTCTGTGTTTAAAAGAAGCCGTCAATAATGTTTATAAGCATAGTGGTGCAGATTGTCTCAACCTTTCTTTTTTCCAGGAAAAAAATAATTTCATTATGAAAATAGCAGATAATGGAATCGGAATCTCGGAGAGCCGGCAGGAAGGTAACGGACTCAGGAATATGAGGCGAAGAATGACAGAACAAAAAGGTGAGTTCAGGTATTTGTCCGGAAGCCCCGGGACCTGCTTATTTTTTAAAATAACCGTGTAA
- a CDS encoding helix-turn-helix domain-containing protein, which yields MTFGQQMLFFFSAVGAFNGLLLGIYLLFIKKLRYLPDFFLGLLLLMLSIKVGISVCFYFYPDWPGIIGHLGLSALFFTGPALFYYIKASFQQEEFDLKNCRKIFGILTLVLGAVGLLYLFFPIIWNHYYGTFIYTVWSIFIVLAVYQFYVFSKQNTKSSHPFVFPVVFSNVIIFLTYQLISTGWVQIYCAGGSLVFTFVLYANFLILFDNKYQRISAKEPNKYSNKKIPGEKAGNFASKLEQLMDSEELYKNPNLKLSDLAARMNIPAHQLSQLLNDNLGKSFSTYINEYRISEACEKIENGSYLKIEEIGYEVGFNSKSTFFSTFKKIKNTTPLLYKQTQTPSEPRLQGSNL from the coding sequence ATGACTTTCGGACAACAGATGTTATTTTTTTTCAGTGCAGTGGGAGCTTTCAATGGGCTTTTGCTGGGGATTTATCTGCTGTTTATCAAAAAACTAAGGTACCTGCCGGATTTTTTTCTGGGGCTTCTTCTGTTAATGTTGAGTATCAAGGTCGGAATCTCGGTTTGCTTTTATTTTTATCCTGACTGGCCGGGGATCATCGGACATCTGGGATTATCAGCATTGTTTTTTACAGGACCGGCTCTGTTTTATTACATTAAAGCTTCTTTTCAGCAGGAAGAATTTGATTTGAAAAACTGTCGGAAAATATTCGGAATATTAACGCTTGTATTAGGGGCTGTAGGATTATTGTATTTGTTTTTCCCCATTATCTGGAACCATTATTATGGAACCTTTATCTATACAGTCTGGTCAATATTTATAGTCTTGGCGGTGTATCAGTTTTATGTTTTTTCAAAACAGAATACTAAAAGCTCACATCCGTTTGTTTTCCCTGTTGTATTCAGCAATGTAATTATTTTTCTAACTTATCAGTTAATTTCTACAGGCTGGGTACAGATTTATTGTGCAGGCGGAAGCCTGGTGTTTACATTCGTATTATATGCTAATTTCCTCATTTTATTTGATAATAAATATCAGCGGATATCAGCTAAAGAGCCCAATAAATATTCCAATAAAAAAATTCCGGGGGAAAAGGCCGGTAATTTTGCTTCAAAACTGGAACAATTGATGGATTCAGAAGAATTGTATAAAAATCCTAATCTTAAGCTAAGTGATCTTGCTGCCAGAATGAATATACCGGCACATCAGCTTTCCCAATTGCTGAATGATAACCTGGGAAAAAGTTTTTCCACTTATATCAATGAATACAGAATCAGTGAAGCCTGTGAAAAAATAGAAAATGGTTCTTATCTGAAAATTGAAGAAATAGGATATGAGGTAGGATTTAATTCCAAATCAACTTTCTTTTCAACATTTAAAAAAATTAAAAATACAACCCCGCTTTTGTATAAACAAACACAAACCCCTTCTGAGCCGAGACTTCAGGGTTCAAATTTATAA